Proteins from a single region of Hordeum vulgare subsp. vulgare chromosome 6H, MorexV3_pseudomolecules_assembly, whole genome shotgun sequence:
- the LOC123404639 gene encoding dehydrin DHN3, translating to MEHGHATNRVDEYGNPVAGHGVGTGMGTGAAAGGHFQPTREEHKAGGILQRSGSSSSSSSEDDGMGGRRKKGLKDKIKEKLPGGHGDQQQTGGTYGQHGHTGMTGTGEHGATATGGTYGQQGHTGMTGTGAHGTDGTGEKKGIMDKIKEKLPGQH from the exons ATGGAGCACGGCCACGCGACCAACCGCGTCGACGAGTACGGTAACCCGGTGGCCGGACATGGCGTCGGCACCGGCATGGGCACCGGCGCGGCTGCAGGTGGGCATTTCCAGCCCACGAGGGAGGAGCACAAGGCCGGAGGGATCCTGCAGCGCTCCGGCAGCTCAAGCTCCAGCTCG TCTGAGGATGACGGCATgggcgggaggaggaagaagggcctcaaggacaagatcaaggagAAGCTCCCCGGTGGCCACGGTGATCAGCAGCAGACCGGTGGCACCTATGGGCAGCACGGACACACCGGAATGACCGGCACCGGGGAGCATGGCGCCACCGCCACCGGCGGCACCTATGGGCAGCAGGGACACACCGGAATGACCGGCACGGGGGCGCATGGCACCGACGGGACTGGCGAGAAGAAGGGCATCATGGACAAGATCAAGGAGAAGCTGCCCGGACAGCACTGA